The following coding sequences are from one Ovis canadensis isolate MfBH-ARS-UI-01 breed Bighorn chromosome 7, ARS-UI_OviCan_v2, whole genome shotgun sequence window:
- the RDH11 gene encoding retinol dehydrogenase 11: MVGVLLLLLLLPFLLYIAAPQIRKMLSSGVCTSTIQLPGKVAVVTGANTGIGKETAKELARRGARVYLACRDVQKGELVAREIQMMTGNQQVLVRKLDLADTKSIRAFAKRFLEEEKHLHILINNAGVMMCPYSKTADGFEMHMGVNHLGHFLLTHLLLEKLKESAPSRVVNVSSLAHHLGRIHFHNLQGEKFYQSGLAYCHSKLANILFTQELARRLKASGSGVTVYSVHPGTVNSELVRHSALMRWIWWIFSFFIKTPQQGAQTSLYCALTEGLEVLSGNHFSDCHVAWVSAQARNETVARRLWDVSCDLLGIPVDWLMMAAGPKRSLK, encoded by the exons GAAGATGCTGTCCAGCGGGGTTTGTACATCAACCATCCAGCTTCCTGGAAAAGTGGCTGTGGTCACTGGAGCCAACACAGGTATCGGGAAGGAGACCGCCAAAGAGCTGGCTCGAAGAG GAGCCCGTGTGTATTTAGCTTGCCGGGACGTGCAAAAGGGGGAATTGGTGGCCAGAGAAATCCAGATGATGACAGGGAACCAGCAAGTGTTGGTGCGGAAACTGGACTTGGCTGATACTAAATCTATTCGAGCCTTTGCTAAGCGCTTCCTAGAAG AGGAAAAGCATCTCCACATTTTGATTAACAACGCAGGAGTGATGATGTGTCCCTACTCCAAAACAGCAGATGGCTTTGAGATGCATATGGGAGTCAACCACTTAG GTCACTTCCTCCTGACCCATCTGTTGCTAGAAAAGCTGAAGGAATCAGCACCATCGAGGGTGGTGAATGTGTCTTCCTTAGCACATCACCTGGGAAGGATCCACTTCCATAACCTGCAGGGCGAGAAGTTCTACCAATCAGGTCTGGCCTACTGTCACAGCAAATTAGCCAACATTCTCTTCACCCAGGAACTGGCCCGGAGGCTAAAAG CATCAGGCTCTGGCGTCACGGTGTACTCTGTGCACCCTGGCACAGTCAACTCTGAACTGGTTCGGCACTCAGCCCTCATGAGATGGATCTGGTGGATTTTCTCCTTCTTCATCAAGACCCCTCAGCAGGGAGCCCAGACCAGCCTATACTGTGCCTTAACGGAGGGTCTAGAAGTTCTCAGCGGAAATCATTTCAG TGACTGCCATGTGGCATGGGTCTCTGCACAGGCTCGTAATGAGACAGTAGCAAGGCGGCTGTGGGACGTCAGCTGTGACCTGCTGGGCATTCCTGTGGACTGGCTGATGATGGCAGCTGGACCCAAGAGAAGCTTGAAGTAG